In a genomic window of Candidatus Izemoplasma sp.:
- a CDS encoding MarR family transcriptional regulator, producing the protein MEEKYDFYFEFIEDILNDLKHYEENALHILTKENVSLNEARILYVIDDLKQENNNLSSQIAMRMDTTRSAVSIALKALEKKQLIFRATDPNDRRCVYVELTKRGSDVLAHYTKVHNETMQKAFDVFDDEDEKTLTLLTTILRNQMKSLVE; encoded by the coding sequence ATGGAAGAAAAATATGATTTTTATTTTGAGTTTATTGAAGACATTCTAAATGACTTAAAGCACTATGAAGAAAATGCATTACACATATTAACCAAAGAGAATGTGTCATTAAATGAAGCGCGGATTCTGTATGTCATTGATGACTTAAAACAAGAGAACAATAACCTGTCAAGTCAGATAGCTATGCGAATGGATACAACACGTTCAGCGGTGAGTATAGCACTTAAAGCCCTCGAAAAGAAACAATTGATTTTCAGGGCAACAGACCCGAACGATCGTCGTTGTGTGTATGTTGAGTTAACAAAACGTGGTAGCGATGTGTTGGCTCATTATACAAAAGTACATAATGAAACCATGCAAAAAGCATTCGACGTATTTGATGATGAAGATGAAAAAACATTGACTTTGTTAACAACTATTCTTAGAAATCAAATGAAGTCATTGGTTGAGTAG
- a CDS encoding DUF368 domain-containing protein, producing MALADSIPGVSGGTIAFIMGFYDQLIQSVDDLIHGNKQERLKAIKFISKLAVGWGVGIILSVLFIASIFESHIYQISSLFLGLILAAIPLIIKQEKVVLKNNYVHVIFSLIGILVVVLISYFNPFVQSGSSVNLELTSNIQYLYILFAGMIAISAMILPGISGSTVLLILGLYQLIISSIDQFLRFNFTVLPILIFFGIGVLLGILITIRLVNYALIHYRSQTIHTIVGLMIGSLFAVVVGPMTIDPLMDPLRISNFSIIYFIFGGVLIFGLEYMRNKLEKN from the coding sequence ATGGCACTTGCCGATAGTATTCCAGGTGTTTCTGGAGGAACAATTGCTTTTATTATGGGATTCTATGATCAATTAATTCAATCCGTTGATGATCTCATTCATGGCAACAAACAAGAACGTCTTAAAGCCATAAAGTTTATTAGTAAATTAGCAGTTGGTTGGGGTGTAGGCATAATATTAAGTGTGCTATTTATCGCTTCTATTTTCGAGAGTCATATCTATCAAATTTCATCACTATTCCTCGGTTTAATTCTTGCGGCAATACCTTTAATCATTAAACAAGAAAAAGTTGTGCTCAAAAATAATTATGTTCATGTTATATTTTCACTTATCGGTATCTTAGTCGTTGTGTTGATTAGTTACTTTAATCCTTTTGTACAATCAGGGTCTTCAGTTAACTTAGAACTCACTTCGAATATACAATATCTATACATCTTATTTGCTGGCATGATTGCGATAAGTGCTATGATACTACCCGGTATTTCAGGATCAACTGTATTGTTAATCCTCGGATTATATCAGTTAATTATCTCTAGTATTGATCAATTTCTACGCTTCAATTTTACTGTCTTACCGATATTAATTTTCTTTGGTATTGGGGTGTTATTAGGGATATTAATAACGATACGATTAGTTAATTATGCTTTAATACATTACCGTTCTCAAACCATTCATACAATTGTCGGATTAATGATTGGATCACTCTTCGCAGTTGTTGTTGGTCCAATGACCATTGATCCTTTGATGGACCCTCTCCGCATCAGCAACTTCAGTATTATCTATTTCATTTTTGGCGGAGTACTCATTTTCGGCCTTGAATACATGCGAAATAAACTCGAAAAAAATTAA
- a CDS encoding DegV family protein produces MPNYRILLDSTTYLPKDVLEAHNIRVVSLMVTSDDGQSFKEVDISREYIIDKRKQGASFKTSQPAPGAFLKAYNDLLEQGVDTIFFIGISKNLSGTYQAALLARDMLDDPNRVICFDTLQAAYGNEMLTYHLIDLIKQDLTAVEIKDRMEVAIESAELLFTVENLFSLVKGGRLTVAKALIGSVLRVKPIIKTIEGRLKLYQSKRTYKKVYDIMINDIKSSYDPNKTLHITITHTYSKTRAEALKDVISKEFPEAKIRMTDLLGPVLTIHVGNKGFGISWFLS; encoded by the coding sequence ATGCCTAATTATCGAATCTTGTTAGATAGTACAACATATCTACCGAAAGATGTCTTAGAAGCACATAATATTAGAGTCGTATCATTAATGGTAACGAGTGATGATGGTCAATCATTTAAAGAAGTTGATATATCTCGTGAATATATAATTGATAAAAGAAAGCAAGGTGCTAGTTTCAAAACTAGTCAACCAGCACCAGGCGCTTTTTTGAAAGCGTATAATGATTTGTTAGAACAAGGTGTAGACACAATCTTTTTTATAGGAATCTCGAAAAATTTAAGTGGGACATATCAAGCAGCTTTACTTGCTCGAGACATGTTAGATGATCCTAATCGAGTTATTTGTTTTGATACACTTCAAGCAGCTTATGGAAATGAAATGCTAACGTATCATCTGATTGATTTAATTAAGCAAGATTTGACTGCTGTTGAAATAAAAGATAGGATGGAAGTTGCTATTGAGTCAGCAGAACTATTATTTACGGTTGAAAATCTATTTTCATTAGTAAAAGGTGGGCGCTTAACAGTAGCAAAAGCTTTAATTGGTAGTGTTTTAAGGGTAAAACCTATTATTAAGACAATTGAGGGTAGGTTAAAACTTTACCAAAGTAAAAGAACATATAAGAAAGTATATGACATCATGATAAATGATATCAAATCATCATATGACCCGAATAAAACATTGCATATTACAATAACGCACACATATTCTAAAACCCGTGCAGAAGCTTTAAAAGATGTTATTTCTAAAGAATTTCCTGAAGCAAAGATACGCATGACAGATTTGCTTGGCCCAGTACTAACGATACATGTTGGAAATAAAGGGTTTGGGATTTCATGGTTTTTAAGTTAG
- a CDS encoding acylphosphatase codes for MTKKYLLTGRVQGVGMRFFVRQTARRLGVKGSVKNLSNGKVECIAQADQKTLNQFEETLRSQSPGEIYDFESEDIKEETTYRKFKVRF; via the coding sequence ATGACGAAAAAATATTTGCTTACAGGTAGAGTGCAAGGTGTTGGGATGCGCTTTTTCGTACGACAAACAGCCAGAAGACTAGGCGTGAAAGGAAGCGTGAAGAACCTTTCTAATGGAAAGGTTGAATGTATTGCCCAGGCTGATCAGAAAACACTCAATCAGTTTGAAGAAACACTTAGATCACAGTCTCCTGGAGAGATATATGATTTTGAAAGTGAAGACATAAAAGAGGAGACAACATACCGTAAATTTAAAGTACGATTTTAG
- a CDS encoding helix-turn-helix domain-containing protein has protein sequence MKPYYTLKDIMEITRLSERTIRRYLKQGKLNGDKIGKEWRFQEEDVKQLFDNIDFSSQISSLANKR, from the coding sequence ATGAAACCATACTATACACTTAAAGACATTATGGAAATCACAAGATTATCAGAACGGACAATTAGAAGATACTTAAAACAAGGGAAACTAAATGGTGATAAAATAGGAAAAGAATGGCGTTTTCAAGAAGAAGACGTCAAACAACTTTTTGATAATATTGACTTTTCATCACAAATTAGCTCCTTAGCTAACAAAAGGTAA
- a CDS encoding TetR/AcrR family transcriptional regulator, translated as MPNQTFHNLPNDKQNRIIEAAINEFSQRDYESAMISKIIKDAHIPRGSFYQYFEGKKDLYKFLFTIIAKDKLSFMADEMMNKDNLPFIELVAILYKQGIAFATAHPKYLKITRFLFAKRDALFDEIMDLIYNLVFHIIKTI; from the coding sequence ATGCCAAATCAAACATTTCACAATCTGCCTAATGATAAACAAAACCGTATCATTGAGGCGGCTATTAATGAATTCTCTCAGCGCGATTACGAGAGTGCAATGATATCTAAAATCATTAAAGATGCCCATATCCCCCGAGGCAGTTTTTATCAATATTTTGAAGGAAAGAAAGATTTGTACAAGTTTTTATTTACAATTATTGCGAAAGATAAACTCTCATTCATGGCCGATGAGATGATGAACAAAGACAATCTACCTTTTATTGAACTTGTTGCTATACTATATAAACAGGGGATTGCTTTTGCTACGGCACATCCCAAATACCTTAAAATTACGCGCTTCTTATTCGCTAAGCGAGATGCCTTATTTGATGAAATAATGGACCTAATTTACAACTTGGTATTTCATATTATAAAAACTATATAG
- a CDS encoding DMT family transporter encodes MYIGELISIGTALCWTITVVSFEFAGKRVGSLSVNFIRLIMGFVFLGFILLAFGDGFIPLSMSNTAWSWLFLSGIIGLFIGDMFLFQAFVDVGGRISLLIMSMVPVISTILGYFFFEEVLSVLEFIGMAITLSAIAIAILLKKPKRERFHPHMVRGIMFAFIGAIAQAIGLVFSKIGMGEGSAFAATQIRIIAATIGFLLVLSWRKTWPDVGRATRNTSAMVFLAIGALFGPVLGVSSSLWALQYTEMGIATTIAQTNVIMIIPFSIMFFKEEVSYKEVLASVVAFMGVALLFI; translated from the coding sequence ATGTATATAGGAGAGTTGATTTCTATTGGAACCGCTCTATGTTGGACAATTACAGTTGTCTCTTTTGAGTTTGCCGGAAAGCGTGTCGGATCATTATCAGTAAATTTTATCAGGTTAATTATGGGTTTCGTTTTTTTAGGCTTTATCTTACTTGCCTTTGGAGATGGGTTTATCCCGCTAAGTATGAGCAACACAGCATGGTCTTGGTTGTTTCTTAGTGGTATCATTGGCTTATTTATTGGTGATATGTTTTTATTTCAAGCATTTGTTGATGTCGGTGGTAGAATATCATTATTAATAATGAGTATGGTACCTGTCATATCGACAATCTTGGGATATTTCTTTTTTGAAGAAGTTCTCAGTGTTCTAGAATTTATAGGTATGGCAATTACATTATCAGCAATTGCCATTGCGATTCTACTTAAAAAACCAAAACGAGAACGTTTTCATCCGCATATGGTGCGCGGAATTATGTTTGCCTTTATTGGAGCTATTGCTCAAGCAATTGGCTTAGTATTTAGTAAAATTGGCATGGGTGAGGGCAGTGCTTTTGCGGCTACACAAATACGTATTATAGCGGCAACCATCGGATTTTTACTGGTTTTATCTTGGCGCAAAACTTGGCCAGATGTTGGACGGGCAACAAGAAATACATCAGCAATGGTATTTTTAGCAATAGGAGCTTTGTTTGGACCAGTTTTAGGTGTTTCTTCGTCATTATGGGCATTGCAATACACAGAAATGGGAATTGCAACTACCATTGCTCAAACAAATGTGATCATGATTATTCCGTTTTCGATTATGTTTTTCAAAGAAGAGGTTTCATATAAGGAAGTTTTAGCAAGTGTGGTCGCCTTTATGGGTGTTGCCTTATTATTCATATAG
- the pdxT gene encoding pyridoxal 5'-phosphate synthase glutaminase subunit PdxT, with translation MHIGILALQGAFIEHAQKLKDLGVDSFEIRKLDGLKQPMDGLIIPGGESTTMYKLLVELNMVDTIKQLIQNGLPVFGTCAGLILLANDVENYKQSFLQTMNITARKNAYGRQLGSFRSTGQFDQADNIPFVFIRAPYITQVGPEVEVLSNLDDHIIAARQGNQLVTAFHPELTSDHIIHQYFVNMCEDYKKGIKKAE, from the coding sequence ATGCACATCGGTATTTTAGCCCTTCAAGGAGCATTCATTGAACACGCACAAAAACTGAAAGATTTGGGAGTAGACTCATTTGAAATTCGTAAATTAGATGGACTTAAACAACCAATGGATGGACTAATCATTCCAGGTGGTGAGAGTACAACAATGTATAAGTTGCTTGTTGAGTTAAATATGGTTGACACCATTAAGCAACTCATTCAAAATGGATTACCTGTTTTTGGAACATGTGCAGGATTAATTTTACTGGCAAATGATGTTGAAAATTATAAGCAATCTTTCTTACAAACAATGAACATTACAGCACGGAAAAATGCGTATGGTAGACAATTAGGTAGTTTCCGCAGCACAGGTCAATTTGATCAAGCGGATAATATCCCATTTGTATTCATACGGGCGCCATATATTACCCAAGTCGGACCAGAAGTTGAAGTGCTCAGTAACCTAGATGACCACATTATTGCGGCAAGACAAGGAAATCAATTAGTGACCGCATTTCATCCAGAACTTACCTCAGACCATATTATTCATCAGTATTTTGTGAATATGTGTGAAGATTACAAAAAAGGTATTAAAAAAGCGGAGTGA
- the pdxS gene encoding pyridoxal 5'-phosphate synthase lyase subunit PdxS, whose product MSKDRYQLNKELAQMLKGGVIMDVTNKEQAKIAEEAGACAVMALERIPADIRAAGGVSRMSDPKLIKEIQEAVSIPVMAKVRIGHFMEAHILEALEIDYIDESEVLSPADPVYHIDKTEFEVPFVCGAKNLGEALRRIEEGASMIRTKGEPGTGDVIQAVTHMRLIQKEMRIVQSLRQDELYEKAKELRVAYPTLQYVYDHGKLPVVNFAAGGVATPADAALMMQLGAEGVFVGSGIFKSGDPEKRARAIVKAVTNYNDPKMLAELSEDLGEAMVGINEDEINLMMAKRGE is encoded by the coding sequence ATGAGTAAAGATCGTTATCAATTAAATAAAGAACTAGCGCAGATGCTAAAGGGTGGCGTCATCATGGATGTTACCAATAAGGAACAAGCGAAAATTGCTGAAGAAGCAGGGGCTTGTGCTGTCATGGCATTAGAGCGTATTCCGGCAGATATTAGAGCTGCAGGTGGGGTTTCAAGAATGAGCGACCCTAAATTGATTAAAGAAATTCAAGAAGCTGTTAGTATTCCAGTTATGGCAAAAGTACGTATCGGTCATTTTATGGAAGCACACATTCTAGAAGCATTAGAGATTGATTATATTGATGAATCGGAAGTATTATCACCAGCAGATCCTGTTTACCATATTGATAAAACTGAGTTTGAAGTACCATTTGTCTGCGGTGCGAAAAACCTAGGTGAAGCATTGCGTCGTATTGAAGAAGGTGCATCGATGATTCGTACAAAAGGTGAACCTGGAACTGGCGATGTTATTCAAGCAGTCACACATATGCGTTTAATTCAAAAGGAAATGCGCATTGTACAGTCACTACGTCAAGATGAATTGTATGAAAAAGCGAAAGAGTTACGCGTTGCATATCCAACATTACAGTATGTTTATGACCACGGTAAATTACCAGTTGTAAACTTTGCAGCAGGTGGTGTTGCTACACCAGCTGATGCAGCATTAATGATGCAACTTGGGGCTGAGGGAGTATTTGTCGGATCGGGTATCTTTAAATCAGGTGATCCTGAAAAACGTGCACGCGCAATTGTTAAAGCAGTAACAAACTATAATGATCCAAAAATGTTAGCAGAACTATCTGAGGATTTAGGTGAAGCAATGGTCGGCATTAATGAAGATGAAATCAACTTAATGATGGCCAAACGTGGAGAATAA
- a CDS encoding helix-turn-helix domain-containing protein has protein sequence MENKLRIIKTDEELKIFTDPYRMKIIETFRESDSPMTVKQVADSLGEVPAKVHYHVKKLLKIELIELDHIEIINGINAKYYRMPYNEFRVELPSGTQLNKRRQLNYISKMISEILEEFKDDVYARQDHLINNETNTEDEGTLHQNSLYLNEKELVKFTKEYTELVEKYRENQEKKEGLNHYNTIMGIIKKTKK, from the coding sequence ATGGAAAACAAACTACGTATTATTAAAACAGATGAAGAACTAAAGATTTTTACAGATCCTTATCGCATGAAAATTATTGAAACATTCAGAGAAAGTGATTCCCCAATGACTGTTAAACAGGTGGCAGACAGTTTAGGAGAAGTCCCAGCTAAAGTACATTATCATGTAAAAAAGTTACTGAAAATTGAGTTAATAGAGCTTGATCACATTGAAATCATTAATGGTATCAATGCAAAGTACTATAGAATGCCTTATAATGAGTTTCGAGTTGAGTTACCTTCAGGGACACAATTGAATAAACGGAGGCAGTTGAACTACATCTCAAAAATGATTTCAGAGATTCTAGAAGAATTCAAAGATGATGTATATGCAAGACAAGATCACCTAATTAATAACGAAACTAACACAGAAGATGAGGGTACACTTCATCAAAATTCGCTCTATCTCAATGAGAAAGAATTAGTGAAATTCACTAAAGAGTATACTGAGTTGGTTGAGAAATATAGGGAAAATCAAGAGAAAAAGGAAGGCCTTAATCACTATAATACGATTATGGGGATCATTAAGAAAACTAAAAAATAG
- a CDS encoding TetR/AcrR family transcriptional regulator yields MKTQRKQRNKQYFIDAAKTIIEQEGIESVSARKVADIAGFSYATIYNYFKDIDSLLTYTAVDYLQSCHDDIIKTVNLKQDNLAVLIDYAKAYFNYMNTHPNLFKLIFINRLGDVPKEVAKDLVPKPAIFMRELLARCDQSLFQTNLDDTFELLSSSMHGKLLFIIHKRTHLNSMYYLNQIESEIRLLTGGKL; encoded by the coding sequence ATGAAAACACAACGAAAACAACGAAACAAACAGTATTTTATAGATGCAGCAAAAACAATTATTGAGCAAGAAGGGATAGAGAGTGTCAGTGCAAGGAAAGTTGCAGATATTGCTGGATTCAGCTATGCAACAATCTACAACTATTTTAAAGACATTGATTCCTTACTCACCTATACAGCGGTAGATTACCTTCAAAGTTGTCATGATGATATTATCAAGACAGTTAATTTAAAACAAGATAATCTAGCGGTTTTAATTGATTATGCCAAGGCATATTTCAACTATATGAACACTCATCCTAACTTATTTAAGCTTATTTTTATCAATCGGTTAGGTGATGTCCCCAAAGAGGTTGCTAAGGATTTAGTTCCTAAACCTGCCATCTTTATGCGCGAATTACTCGCGCGATGTGACCAATCACTATTTCAAACAAATCTGGATGATACGTTCGAATTACTCTCATCATCGATGCACGGTAAACTGCTTTTTATCATTCATAAACGCACGCATCTAAATTCAATGTATTATTTAAACCAAATAGAATCAGAAATTCGGCTTTTAACAGGCGGTAAATTATGA
- a CDS encoding response regulator — MKESLNIIIPLIKVTDGLITVDVFNETTHTYEALSPKQYIPYIKKAIQNGKTFTYTNHHSFSLHLYTYSESYQVCIIGRFNDKTNIALFDLFSALKEARVIEEHITIFNKIFDAIPEYVAYKTVDGVFQFVTNDINQLYKDRFDSIIGENVKDVYSPQSIQDIEKLDQEVYQKHAAVKRTIEVETDFGTKTFDSTRVPVYDQFDNPQGVISINRDVTNEKAMKETLNITYDIQSKIIDIASSFISVLHNDYDTIINQALKQIGSVIQADRVYIFKYEFEQNIMVNTYEWCNVGVVPEIDQLQNVPITDYLEDWVLNHTQHKNIIISDVESLDHESALYDILSKQDIKSLFTMPIFIDESCYGFIGFDSVIQQRSWEDYPNILDILPNLFGNLFSRNQMLHEIKDAKELASNTQQFYTNLLKYTHQELKSKLNSLSMVLDNESNYKNKKFPHDIQQKVSDIAHTIDHTVGSFEINIQSGAFEKHPLNLEQLCVSVIREQQAKLSKMINLDFDYDIQYIFQSDTQKLHQMMTHLLQHIGLFSDSQSISLKTSIIEIKEPYIEVQFTLESERPRIQFDAPQDILDAFYSEDNHRDHLPFVIAKKLLEKFQGHLDILSTPYHIAYSYNLTLYIKEPIHLDPINEHVLCLFTTSNVDLSLHKLFTTVFTHVDCMTFEDDLSTVDSNKYNQIFIYVNDPSVFSNHISRFSSSLSSNVPVTLIYSEDNWIYHSNNAITFYNTIAYPFTSQYLYNTYSLKNTSGPKEKPSSGDVLVIDDNKASRKTITRELTKIGYTVLSLASGIEASKITQLQDIHVVLIDYHMPDLNGLETYHLLQKVFPDNIQYILMTASTEIDYTSLSDYFDHIIHKPIDFSSLQRLLNTQNTEKEINKKVSTRIFNQAKFNNAYSSQHMKQTMLEQFLNDYDNYLDQLALLIQSPTHKGVEKLLSRIKRSAKPLFTQRLVDCIKALKNEIKTEQKKISKTSLTELKYTLNESYNVLNTYYKSI; from the coding sequence ATGAAAGAATCTTTAAATATCATCATACCCTTAATCAAGGTAACAGATGGATTAATTACTGTTGATGTTTTTAATGAGACCACCCATACCTATGAGGCACTATCACCCAAACAGTATATTCCCTATATTAAAAAAGCCATTCAAAATGGCAAAACTTTCACATATACCAACCATCATTCATTCTCGCTTCACCTGTATACATATAGCGAATCCTACCAAGTATGTATTATAGGACGGTTTAACGACAAAACAAATATTGCCTTGTTTGATCTTTTCTCAGCTTTAAAAGAAGCTCGGGTTATCGAAGAACATATTACTATTTTTAATAAAATATTTGATGCCATCCCTGAATACGTAGCTTATAAAACAGTCGATGGTGTGTTTCAGTTTGTAACAAATGATATTAATCAGTTATATAAAGATCGCTTCGATTCAATTATCGGTGAAAATGTAAAAGATGTATATTCCCCTCAAAGTATACAAGATATTGAGAAACTTGATCAGGAAGTCTATCAAAAACATGCGGCTGTTAAACGTACGATTGAAGTTGAGACAGACTTTGGTACAAAAACGTTTGATAGTACACGCGTTCCCGTTTATGACCAATTTGATAATCCCCAAGGTGTAATTTCTATTAATCGCGATGTCACTAATGAAAAGGCTATGAAGGAGACCTTGAACATCACATATGATATCCAGTCAAAAATTATAGATATTGCGAGTTCCTTTATCAGTGTCCTTCATAATGACTATGATACAATTATTAATCAAGCATTAAAGCAGATTGGAAGTGTTATTCAAGCCGATCGTGTATACATATTTAAATATGAGTTTGAACAAAATATAATGGTTAACACCTATGAATGGTGTAATGTTGGTGTAGTACCGGAAATAGACCAACTACAAAATGTACCGATAACAGACTATTTAGAAGACTGGGTACTTAACCATACTCAACATAAAAATATCATCATCAGTGACGTAGAGAGTTTAGACCATGAATCAGCACTATACGACATCCTTTCAAAGCAAGATATCAAGTCGTTATTTACGATGCCGATATTCATTGATGAATCATGTTATGGATTTATCGGATTTGATTCAGTGATTCAACAACGTTCATGGGAAGACTACCCAAATATATTAGACATTCTTCCTAATTTGTTTGGCAACTTATTTAGTCGTAATCAAATGTTACATGAAATAAAAGATGCAAAAGAACTGGCATCAAACACTCAACAATTTTACACTAATCTTTTAAAGTATACGCATCAAGAACTTAAGAGTAAACTAAATAGTTTATCAATGGTTTTAGACAATGAATCAAATTATAAAAATAAAAAGTTTCCGCACGACATTCAACAAAAAGTCTCTGATATAGCACACACCATTGATCATACAGTTGGGTCATTTGAAATAAATATCCAAAGTGGTGCGTTTGAAAAACACCCATTAAATTTAGAACAACTCTGTGTCAGTGTTATTCGCGAACAACAGGCTAAACTTTCTAAGATGATCAATCTTGACTTTGATTATGATATCCAGTACATTTTTCAGTCTGATACACAAAAACTCCACCAAATGATGACACACCTACTTCAGCATATTGGATTATTCAGTGACTCACAATCTATTTCGCTTAAAACATCTATAATCGAAATTAAAGAACCTTATATTGAAGTACAGTTCACGTTAGAAAGTGAACGCCCAAGGATCCAGTTTGATGCTCCTCAGGACATACTTGATGCGTTTTATTCAGAAGATAATCATCGCGATCATTTACCTTTTGTTATCGCAAAGAAATTACTTGAGAAGTTCCAAGGTCATTTAGATATATTATCTACTCCTTATCACATTGCTTACTCCTACAACCTTACGTTATATATTAAGGAACCCATTCATTTAGATCCGATTAATGAACATGTTCTTTGCCTTTTTACAACGTCAAATGTCGATCTATCCCTTCACAAACTATTCACCACCGTGTTCACTCACGTCGATTGTATGACCTTTGAAGATGATTTAAGCACAGTAGACTCAAATAAATACAACCAGATATTTATCTATGTTAATGATCCAAGTGTGTTTTCTAACCATATCTCACGTTTTTCAAGTTCGTTATCATCAAACGTGCCTGTTACACTAATTTATTCAGAAGATAATTGGATTTATCATTCAAACAATGCGATTACATTCTATAATACCATTGCCTATCCATTTACATCGCAATATTTATACAATACGTACTCTCTAAAGAACACAAGTGGACCTAAAGAAAAACCGTCTAGTGGAGATGTTTTAGTTATTGATGATAATAAAGCTTCGCGTAAAACAATAACACGAGAACTCACAAAAATAGGCTATACTGTATTATCATTAGCATCTGGCATTGAGGCTTCAAAAATCACACAATTACAGGATATACACGTTGTACTTATAGATTACCATATGCCAGATTTAAACGGTCTAGAGACATATCATTTATTACAAAAGGTATTTCCAGATAATATTCAATATATTTTAATGACGGCATCTACAGAAATAGACTATACATCCCTTAGTGATTATTTTGACCATATTATTCATAAGCCGATAGACTTTTCTAGTCTACAACGTCTTCTAAATACACAAAACACTGAGAAAGAAATAAATAAAAAAGTATCTACTCGAATTTTCAATCAGGCCAAATTTAATAATGCGTATTCAAGCCAACACATGAAACAGACGATGTTAGAACAATTCTTAAATGACTATGACAATTACTTGGATCAGTTAGCGCTACTAATACAATCACCTACACATAAAGGTGTTGAAAAACTTCTTTCCCGTATTAAACGTTCCGCTAAACCACTATTTACTCAACGGCTGGTTGATTGTATAAAAGCGTTAAAAAATGAAATCAAAACAGAGCAAAAAAAGATATCAAAGACCTCATTAACGGAATTGAAGTATACTCTAAATGAGTCTTATAATGTATTAAACACTTACTACAAATCTATATAA